The Lentzea guizhouensis genome contains a region encoding:
- the gcl gene encoding glyoxylate carboligase: protein MQAVVEVLKSEGIDTVFGCPGAAILPLYKAMEQDGSIEHLIVRHEEGATHMADGWSRTTGNVGVAIGTSGPAGTNMITGLYTAQADSVPILCITGQAAVSKLHQEAFQAVDIVSIAAPVTKWAVQVREAAQMPWIFREAFRIARSGRPGPVLIDLPIDVQKQEIEWDPTIDEPLPVAKSAPSDARVERALEMLLAAERPLLLAGGGVILGEAAAELLDLAELLQIPVQATLMGKGAVDEDHPLYAGMTGIQTSQRYGNASFLESDLVLALGARFGDRHTGDLATYRGDRKFIHVDVEPTQIGKVFGPDLGIVADTKLFLRALLEKARAHARPAGAWVERCQELKRTLLRREDFDTVPVKAPRVFKEINEFYGPDTYFVTAIGLYQIWSGQHQKAHKPRHYQVCGQAGPLGWEIPAAIGVKKARPDAEVVGIVGDYSFQFLVEELAVGAQYDVPFVLIMLNNEYLGLIRMAEDHGGYDMKYEVDIHYDTTGSDNVKIMEAYGCSGIRVADPGEIRSSLEWARKEADRTQRPVLVEVMIEREGNTANGTSIAAMKEYEPIP from the coding sequence ATGCAAGCGGTCGTCGAGGTCCTCAAGTCCGAGGGCATCGACACCGTGTTCGGCTGCCCCGGCGCCGCGATCCTCCCGCTGTACAAGGCGATGGAGCAGGACGGCTCGATCGAGCACCTGATCGTGCGCCACGAGGAGGGTGCCACGCACATGGCCGACGGCTGGTCGCGCACGACCGGCAACGTCGGTGTCGCGATCGGCACCTCGGGCCCGGCCGGCACGAACATGATCACCGGTCTCTACACCGCGCAGGCCGACTCCGTGCCGATCCTGTGCATCACCGGCCAGGCCGCCGTGTCGAAGCTGCACCAGGAGGCGTTCCAGGCGGTCGACATCGTCTCGATCGCGGCGCCCGTCACGAAGTGGGCGGTGCAGGTCAGGGAAGCCGCGCAGATGCCGTGGATCTTCCGCGAGGCGTTCCGGATCGCCCGCTCCGGCAGGCCCGGTCCCGTCCTGATCGACCTGCCGATCGACGTGCAGAAGCAGGAGATCGAGTGGGACCCGACGATCGACGAGCCGTTGCCGGTGGCGAAAAGCGCGCCCTCCGACGCACGGGTGGAGCGCGCGCTGGAGATGCTGCTGGCCGCCGAACGCCCACTGCTGCTCGCCGGTGGCGGTGTCATCCTCGGCGAGGCGGCCGCCGAGCTGCTGGACCTGGCTGAGCTCCTGCAGATCCCGGTCCAGGCCACGCTGATGGGCAAGGGCGCGGTCGACGAGGACCACCCGCTCTACGCGGGCATGACCGGCATCCAGACCTCACAGCGCTACGGCAACGCGTCGTTCCTCGAGTCCGACCTGGTGCTGGCGCTCGGTGCGCGGTTCGGCGACCGGCACACCGGTGACCTCGCGACCTACCGCGGTGACCGGAAGTTCATCCACGTCGACGTCGAGCCGACCCAGATCGGCAAGGTGTTCGGACCGGACCTCGGGATCGTCGCGGACACCAAGCTGTTCCTGCGGGCGTTGCTGGAGAAGGCGCGTGCGCACGCCCGTCCGGCGGGGGCGTGGGTCGAGCGGTGCCAGGAGCTCAAGCGGACGCTGCTGCGGCGCGAGGACTTCGACACCGTGCCGGTCAAGGCGCCGCGGGTGTTCAAGGAGATCAACGAGTTCTACGGCCCGGACACCTACTTCGTGACCGCGATCGGGCTCTACCAGATCTGGTCGGGCCAGCACCAGAAGGCGCACAAGCCGCGGCACTACCAGGTCTGTGGCCAGGCCGGCCCGCTCGGCTGGGAGATCCCGGCGGCCATCGGCGTCAAGAAAGCCCGGCCCGACGCGGAGGTCGTGGGCATCGTCGGCGACTACTCGTTCCAGTTCCTGGTCGAGGAGCTGGCGGTCGGCGCGCAGTACGACGTGCCGTTCGTGCTGATCATGCTGAACAACGAGTACCTCGGCCTGATCCGGATGGCGGAGGACCACGGTGGCTACGACATGAAGTACGAGGTCGACATCCACTACGACACCACCGGCTCGGACAACGTGAAGATCATGGAGGCCTACGGCTGCTCCGGCATCCGGGTCGCCGATCCCGGCGAGATCCGCTCCTCGCTGGAGTGGGCGCGCAAGGAGGCCGACCGCACGCAACGGCCGGTGCTCGTCGAGGTCATGATCGAACGCGAGGGCAACACCGCGAACGGCACCTCCATCGCCGCGATGAAGGAATACGAGCCGATCCCGTGA
- the allB gene encoding allantoinase AllB, producing the protein MDLVFRARRVITPQGEIACDVGVVDGRIAAVEPFIESPNVVRLADDEVLLPGLVDTHVHVNDPGRSEWEGFETATRAAAAGGVTTIIDMPLNSIPPTVEVEALEIKRKAAATVSVDVGFWGGIVPGNLADLKPLHEAGVFGFKCFLLHSGVDEFPAVTVPELETALRQLATLDALTIVHAEDAHTVRDSEPDYLGFLASRPREAENKAISDVVELTRRTGARTHILHLSSADALSLLEAAKRESLPISAETCPHYLTFTAEEIHDGQTEFKCCPPIREAANREALWQGLRDGVIDLVVSDHSPSTVELKAGDFATAWGGIASLQLGLPAVWTGARDRGFQLTDVVRWMAAHPARQAGLASKGAIEPGKDADLVVFAPDQTFVVDKNALHHRNPVTPYHGRSLSGVVRQTWLRGKEVGQIQGKLLRRGEA; encoded by the coding sequence ATGGACCTGGTGTTCCGCGCCCGCAGGGTGATCACCCCGCAGGGCGAGATCGCGTGTGACGTCGGTGTCGTGGACGGCCGGATCGCCGCCGTCGAGCCGTTCATCGAGTCGCCGAACGTCGTGCGCCTCGCTGATGACGAGGTGCTGCTGCCCGGTCTCGTCGACACCCACGTGCACGTCAACGACCCCGGCCGCAGCGAGTGGGAGGGGTTCGAGACCGCGACCCGCGCCGCCGCGGCCGGTGGCGTCACGACGATCATCGACATGCCGCTCAACAGCATCCCGCCGACCGTCGAGGTCGAGGCGCTGGAGATCAAGCGCAAGGCGGCGGCGACCGTGTCGGTGGACGTCGGGTTCTGGGGCGGGATCGTCCCCGGCAACCTCGCGGACCTGAAGCCGTTGCACGAGGCCGGCGTCTTCGGCTTCAAGTGCTTCCTGCTGCACTCCGGTGTCGACGAGTTCCCCGCGGTGACGGTGCCGGAGCTGGAGACGGCGTTGCGGCAGCTGGCCACGCTCGACGCGTTGACGATCGTGCACGCCGAGGACGCGCACACGGTCCGCGACTCCGAACCCGACTACCTGGGGTTCCTCGCGTCGAGGCCGCGCGAGGCCGAGAACAAGGCGATCAGCGACGTCGTCGAGCTGACCCGCAGGACCGGTGCCCGCACGCACATCCTGCACCTCTCCTCGGCGGACGCGCTGTCGCTCCTGGAGGCCGCGAAGCGCGAGAGCCTGCCGATCAGCGCCGAGACCTGCCCGCACTACCTCACGTTCACCGCCGAGGAGATCCACGACGGGCAGACCGAGTTCAAGTGCTGCCCGCCGATCCGCGAGGCGGCCAACCGCGAGGCGCTGTGGCAGGGGCTCCGCGACGGTGTGATCGACCTGGTGGTGAGCGACCACTCGCCGAGCACGGTCGAGCTGAAGGCCGGCGACTTCGCCACGGCGTGGGGCGGCATCGCGTCGCTGCAGCTCGGCCTGCCCGCGGTGTGGACGGGCGCTCGTGACCGGGGTTTCCAGCTCACCGACGTGGTCCGCTGGATGGCCGCTCACCCGGCGCGCCAGGCCGGGCTGGCGTCGAAGGGCGCGATCGAACCCGGCAAGGACGCCGACCTCGTGGTGTTCGCGCCGGACCAGACGTTCGTGGTGGACAAGAACGCGCTGCACCACCGCAACCCCGTGACGCCCTACCACGGCCGCTCGCTGAGCGGCGTCGTGCGGCAGACGTGGTTGCGCGGCAAGGAAGTCGGTCAGATTCAAGGCAAGCTGCTCAGAAGAGGAGAAGCATGA